One genomic segment of Nocardia spumae includes these proteins:
- a CDS encoding TetR/AcrR family transcriptional regulator yields MTAHLPHALRSDARDNRERILEAARTVFVSAGLEVPLREIARRAGVGPATLYRHFPTKEMLVAEAFVDQMLACRSIVDEGLAEPDPWQGFCLAVEKLCELQARDHGFTAAFMSAFPHALDFAAIRRSSLTGAAELIRRAKDAGRLCPDIVLDDLILMIMANNGIDASTPAARIAASRRFAALMIQAFRASPVSAPLPPVPRLIPSALSGTATGPRRAGGT; encoded by the coding sequence GTGACCGCTCATTTGCCTCACGCACTGCGTTCGGACGCACGTGACAATCGCGAACGGATCCTCGAGGCGGCTCGCACGGTATTCGTCAGCGCCGGCCTGGAGGTGCCACTGCGGGAGATCGCCCGGCGGGCCGGGGTCGGGCCCGCGACCCTCTACCGCCATTTCCCGACCAAGGAGATGCTGGTTGCGGAGGCGTTCGTCGACCAGATGCTCGCCTGCCGGTCCATCGTGGACGAGGGACTGGCCGAACCGGATCCCTGGCAGGGATTCTGCCTGGCAGTCGAGAAGCTCTGCGAACTGCAAGCACGCGACCACGGCTTCACCGCGGCCTTCATGTCCGCCTTCCCTCACGCGCTGGATTTCGCCGCGATCCGCAGGTCATCGCTGACCGGCGCTGCCGAATTGATCCGCCGCGCCAAGGACGCCGGGCGCCTGTGCCCCGACATCGTGCTCGACGACCTCATTCTCATGATCATGGCCAACAACGGCATCGACGCGAGCACGCCGGCGGCGCGCATCGCGGCCTCCCGGCGCTTCGCCGCCCTCATGATCCAAGCGTTCCGGGCCTCCCCCGTGTCCGCACCGCTGCCGCCGGTGCCGCGTTTGATTCCCTCGGCACTTTCAGGGACTGCGACCGGGCCGCGCCGGGCCGGTGGCACGTAA
- a CDS encoding PPOX class F420-dependent oxidoreductase gives MTFTSNEQQFLAEAGIGRLATVSPDGVVQNNPTGYRVNADGTIDIGGMRMRASRKYRNVVAGSRVSFVVDQQVSSEPYVIRGIEVRGTAEALDDQEPPFPPQERAVIRIHPERVISWGLDGGSFDFTSRSAE, from the coding sequence ATGACCTTCACCAGCAATGAACAGCAGTTCCTCGCGGAGGCCGGGATAGGCCGGCTGGCCACGGTGTCGCCCGACGGCGTCGTGCAGAACAACCCGACCGGTTATCGGGTGAACGCCGACGGCACGATCGATATCGGCGGCATGCGGATGCGTGCCAGTCGGAAGTATCGCAATGTCGTTGCGGGCAGCCGGGTGTCGTTCGTCGTCGATCAGCAGGTTTCATCGGAGCCGTACGTGATCCGCGGCATCGAGGTGCGCGGCACGGCCGAGGCGCTCGACGATCAGGAGCCACCGTTTCCGCCTCAGGAGCGCGCGGTCATCCGAATCCACCCCGAACGGGTCATCTCCTGGGGCCTCGACGGCGGATCCTTCGACTTCACCAGTCGTAGCGCCGAATAG
- a CDS encoding RDD family protein gives MSSPAHRPAGIVTRSIASGIDVAVVLAIMAAIYVGLAFARLLFSPQDFRWPDAGAVLSMGIFLTVSVLYLTGCWAVSGRTVGAVLMGLRLVTRHGELMGWPRALVRAVLCVMFAFGLLWVVVDSHRHSLQDILLRTTVVYDWHPEPYPRV, from the coding sequence GTGAGTAGCCCCGCCCACCGTCCCGCAGGCATCGTGACCCGCTCGATCGCATCGGGGATCGATGTCGCCGTCGTCCTGGCGATCATGGCCGCGATCTACGTGGGCCTGGCGTTCGCCCGGCTGCTGTTCTCACCGCAGGACTTCAGGTGGCCGGATGCGGGGGCGGTCCTGTCGATGGGGATATTTCTGACGGTCTCGGTGCTGTACCTCACCGGATGCTGGGCCGTGAGCGGACGCACCGTCGGCGCGGTGTTGATGGGGCTCCGGTTGGTGACCCGCCACGGCGAACTCATGGGATGGCCGCGGGCGCTGGTGCGGGCGGTGCTCTGTGTCATGTTCGCGTTCGGATTGCTCTGGGTGGTGGTCGATTCACACCGCCACTCGCTACAGGACATCCTCCTGCGCACCACCGTCGTCTACGACTGGCATCCGGAGCCCTATCCACGAGTGTAG
- a CDS encoding nuclear transport factor 2 family protein: MEPTDRLALTVLTARYAQAVDRRDATALAALFTPDAELVLPPVLNGTDAMSVLTGREALVSAVIDAVSRYRATRHVVEQQVLETISRDRARGETYCTAHHIHRRGDEYRDRRVALRYRDDFARTADAWLFSRRELVVDFTEHVPVTVPAAHDPEV, translated from the coding sequence GTGGAACCCACGGACCGCCTTGCCCTGACTGTGCTCACGGCGCGCTACGCGCAGGCCGTCGACCGCCGGGACGCCACCGCTCTGGCAGCGCTGTTCACCCCGGATGCGGAACTCGTGTTGCCACCGGTCCTGAACGGGACGGATGCCATGAGCGTGCTGACAGGACGGGAGGCGCTGGTTTCCGCGGTGATCGACGCGGTGTCCCGCTATCGCGCCACCCGGCACGTCGTGGAACAGCAGGTGCTCGAGACGATTTCGCGCGACCGCGCGCGGGGTGAGACCTACTGCACGGCACACCACATCCATCGACGCGGCGACGAGTACCGGGACAGGCGAGTCGCCCTCCGGTACCGGGACGATTTCGCGCGGACCGCGGACGCCTGGTTGTTCTCCCGCCGCGAACTCGTGGTGGATTTCACCGAGCACGTACCGGTGACCGTGCCCGCCGCTCACGACCCCGAGGTCTGA
- a CDS encoding YdcF family protein, translating to MQTMAYLSIGGVSMAAGLVLAFVGAIRVAREPRRISSGFVLLAAVTMLGAGCATVIVRLFPGMPSQLGLIAVLAVPPAAIGIALLVNGIGLMSREGVAAITALPVVAGVGLVGAVSAAVTAGTGPDIPSWATRLIVPATAIGVYFVTHLIAFGGYALIYGSLAARPEADAVVILGCGLNRRSVTPLLAARLDRGIDAYRTAVRSGRHPVLVTCGGQGPDEATTEADAMARYLTRRGVPGQVIVRERHSRNTAENLRNCLRELNHRGAAPQDLRITVVTSNFHVLRTAALTRRLGIDAQVLGARTAAYFLPAAFLREFVAVLATHYRRSHITVAVSLLIVLLAVIALP from the coding sequence ATGCAGACAATGGCGTACCTGTCGATCGGCGGGGTCTCGATGGCCGCCGGGCTCGTCCTGGCGTTCGTCGGTGCGATCCGAGTGGCGCGGGAGCCGCGCCGGATCTCCTCGGGCTTCGTACTGTTGGCCGCGGTCACGATGCTGGGTGCGGGATGCGCGACCGTGATCGTCCGATTGTTCCCGGGCATGCCCTCGCAGCTCGGCCTGATCGCGGTGCTGGCCGTTCCGCCCGCCGCGATCGGTATCGCGTTGCTGGTCAACGGGATCGGGCTGATGTCTCGAGAGGGAGTCGCGGCGATCACCGCGTTGCCGGTGGTCGCCGGCGTCGGCTTGGTCGGCGCGGTTTCCGCGGCCGTGACGGCCGGAACCGGTCCGGATATTCCGAGTTGGGCCACCCGGCTGATCGTCCCGGCCACCGCCATCGGGGTCTACTTCGTCACGCATCTGATCGCATTCGGCGGCTACGCCCTGATCTACGGAAGTCTGGCGGCACGTCCCGAAGCCGATGCCGTCGTGATCCTGGGATGTGGCCTGAATCGCCGGTCGGTCACTCCGTTGCTGGCCGCGCGGCTCGACCGCGGCATCGACGCCTACCGCACGGCGGTGAGGTCCGGGCGCCATCCGGTCCTGGTCACCTGCGGCGGGCAGGGGCCCGATGAGGCGACGACCGAGGCCGACGCCATGGCTCGCTATCTGACCCGCCGCGGAGTGCCCGGACAGGTCATCGTCCGAGAACGGCACTCGCGCAACACCGCCGAGAATCTGCGCAACTGCCTGCGGGAACTGAACCATCGCGGCGCGGCTCCGCAGGATCTGCGAATCACGGTGGTCACCAGCAACTTTCATGTGCTGCGCACGGCGGCGCTCACCCGTCGCCTCGGTATCGACGCCCAGGTCCTGGGAGCGCGGACCGCTGCCTACTTCCTGCCCGCGGCCTTCCTGCGCGAGTTCGTCGCCGTACTGGCGACCCACTACCGGCGCAGCCACATCACCGTCGCGGTCTCCTTGCTGATCGTGCTGCTCGCCGTCATCGCCCTACCGTGA
- a CDS encoding Rieske 2Fe-2S domain-containing protein — protein MTTVHDEVRQIEAETVPARFARGWHCLGLLRDFSDGRPHSIQAFGTKLVVFRGADGRVSVLDAFCRHMGGDLSDGQVKGNEIACPFHDWRWGGDGRCKQIPYGRRVPPLARTRAWTTLEQDGMLFVWNDPEGHPPPAEVTIPRIEGAGADNWTEWHWYTTIVNTNCREIIDNVVDMAHFFYIHGSLPTYFKNVFEGTVATQYFESGARADLPGPVGQPQLLGTSSVASYYGPSFMIDDLVYHYEHGDYKTVLLNCHYPIDANSFVLQYGIIVEKSDTLPEDQAMATAVALGDWVKIGFEQDVAIWKSKARIDNPLLCEEDGPVYQLRRWYQQFYVDVADVAPEMVDRFEFELDTTRPLAAWNAEVTENVARKAAEATS, from the coding sequence ATGACAACGGTGCACGACGAGGTTCGCCAGATCGAGGCCGAGACGGTGCCGGCACGGTTCGCACGCGGCTGGCACTGCCTGGGCCTGCTCAGGGACTTCTCCGACGGCCGACCGCATTCGATCCAGGCCTTCGGCACCAAGCTGGTGGTCTTTCGCGGTGCGGACGGCCGGGTCAGCGTGCTCGACGCGTTCTGCCGGCACATGGGTGGCGATCTGTCCGACGGGCAGGTCAAGGGTAACGAGATCGCCTGCCCCTTCCACGACTGGCGCTGGGGCGGGGACGGGCGCTGCAAGCAGATCCCCTACGGCCGGCGGGTGCCGCCACTGGCGCGTACCAGGGCCTGGACGACGCTCGAACAGGACGGCATGCTGTTCGTCTGGAACGATCCGGAGGGCCACCCGCCGCCGGCCGAGGTGACCATTCCGCGCATCGAGGGCGCGGGCGCGGACAACTGGACCGAGTGGCACTGGTACACCACGATCGTCAACACCAACTGCCGCGAAATCATCGACAACGTCGTGGATATGGCGCACTTCTTCTACATCCACGGATCGCTGCCGACCTATTTCAAGAATGTCTTCGAAGGAACGGTGGCAACCCAGTACTTCGAAAGCGGCGCCCGCGCCGACCTCCCCGGACCGGTCGGTCAGCCGCAGTTGCTCGGAACCTCGTCGGTCGCTTCATACTACGGGCCCTCGTTCATGATCGACGACCTCGTCTATCACTACGAGCACGGCGACTACAAGACCGTGCTGCTCAACTGCCACTATCCGATCGACGCGAATTCGTTCGTCCTGCAATACGGCATCATCGTCGAGAAGTCCGACACGCTGCCCGAGGATCAGGCGATGGCCACCGCCGTCGCACTCGGGGACTGGGTCAAGATCGGCTTCGAGCAGGACGTCGCGATCTGGAAGAGCAAGGCTCGCATCGACAATCCGCTGCTGTGCGAGGAGGACGGCCCGGTCTATCAACTGCGCCGCTGGTATCAGCAGTTCTACGTCGATGTCGCCGACGTGGCCCCGGAGATGGTCGACAGGTTCGAATTCGAACTCGACACCACCCGACCGCTGGCCGCCTGGAATGCCGAGGTCACCGAGAACGTGGCCCGCAAAGCCGCGGAGGCGACCTCATGA
- a CDS encoding ferredoxin, with protein sequence MTPPIDERIRDVPMAPVGCHRCGARVLARKSSRAQTSIQWDAASTAACMERHAASALSEAGMRHCSALRESIWAAAESGELSVLDNPVG encoded by the coding sequence ATGACCCCTCCCATCGATGAACGCATCCGGGACGTTCCCATGGCGCCGGTCGGGTGCCATCGGTGTGGCGCCCGCGTTCTCGCTCGCAAGAGCAGTCGGGCGCAGACGAGTATTCAATGGGACGCGGCATCGACCGCGGCGTGTATGGAACGTCATGCCGCGAGCGCGCTGTCGGAGGCCGGCATGCGGCACTGTTCCGCGCTTCGCGAATCCATCTGGGCCGCTGCGGAATCCGGGGAACTGTCGGTGCTCGACAATCCGGTCGGCTGA
- a CDS encoding IclR family transcriptional regulator, translating to MATVQLEQTPHAMIDRVASLLEAFVGQRPMTLADIARRSHLPRSSAHRILQRLVELGWVERHGFEYALGIRMFEFGSQVMRQRSVNDVAMTVMTGLHRRTGLTAHLSLLSGGEILHLNRVGAWPNPGRQWAVGARQPLELTAAGHALLAAMEPQQWPELPFANAPTVYSVRTRRQLERELDKVRDRSGVAVDAQGCELGVTVVAAALDVDVDRGRVAVSLCGPTRTINTDAVVTQVRRAAYEIWRLAVGAPRLSPRPMHV from the coding sequence GTGGCAACGGTGCAGCTCGAACAGACCCCTCACGCGATGATCGATCGGGTGGCCTCTCTGCTGGAGGCTTTCGTCGGACAGCGGCCCATGACGTTGGCCGACATCGCCCGGCGGTCACATCTGCCTCGCTCGTCGGCGCATCGAATCCTGCAGCGGCTCGTGGAGCTGGGCTGGGTGGAACGCCACGGGTTCGAATACGCACTGGGGATCAGGATGTTCGAGTTCGGATCACAGGTGATGCGCCAGCGCAGCGTGAACGATGTGGCGATGACCGTCATGACCGGGCTGCACCGGCGTACGGGTTTGACCGCGCACCTGAGTCTGCTGTCCGGGGGAGAGATTCTGCATCTGAACCGGGTCGGGGCCTGGCCGAACCCGGGGCGGCAGTGGGCGGTCGGGGCGCGCCAGCCCCTCGAACTCACCGCCGCCGGACATGCGCTGCTGGCCGCGATGGAGCCGCAGCAGTGGCCCGAGTTGCCGTTCGCGAACGCACCCACCGTCTACAGCGTGCGAACCCGCCGGCAGCTCGAACGCGAACTGGACAAGGTGCGCGATCGCAGCGGGGTGGCGGTGGACGCGCAAGGATGCGAATTGGGCGTCACCGTGGTGGCGGCCGCCCTCGACGTCGATGTGGACCGAGGCCGGGTGGCGGTGTCACTGTGTGGTCCCACGCGGACGATCAATACCGACGCGGTCGTCACGCAGGTGCGCCGCGCGGCGTACGAAATCTGGCGGCTGGCCGTCGGTGCGCCACGCCTGAGCCCCCGCCCGATGCACGTCTGA
- a CDS encoding TetR/AcrR family transcriptional regulator: protein MSKPSRPTLTERRAEELRLTIANTARDMFVADGDTSATVERICETVGIAPRTFHRHFPVKEDVMGPLFRRSQALIIDFLKNAPADADAAETLARAFTTEVYNRKTPESDRTFMTLMINTPQYRLRWLEWGEQLCGPITEFLSARVDLGDDPFLRKLPAELIVHTSRQAYIQWVDNEDCGDFSEVEALQLRGMKMLLVGLRAVMTQPAVPAP from the coding sequence GTGAGCAAGCCGTCCAGGCCCACGCTGACCGAACGCCGCGCGGAGGAGCTCCGCCTCACCATCGCGAACACCGCGCGCGACATGTTCGTCGCCGACGGGGACACCTCCGCGACCGTGGAGCGGATCTGCGAGACCGTCGGCATCGCGCCGAGGACCTTCCACCGGCACTTCCCGGTGAAGGAAGACGTCATGGGTCCGCTGTTCCGGCGCAGCCAGGCGCTGATCATCGACTTCCTGAAGAACGCGCCGGCCGACGCCGACGCGGCGGAGACCCTGGCCCGCGCGTTCACCACCGAGGTCTACAACCGCAAGACTCCCGAATCCGACCGCACATTCATGACTTTGATGATCAACACGCCGCAGTACCGGCTGCGATGGCTGGAGTGGGGTGAGCAGCTCTGCGGCCCGATCACGGAATTCCTCTCGGCGCGAGTCGATCTCGGGGACGACCCGTTCCTGCGGAAGCTGCCCGCCGAGTTGATCGTGCACACCAGCCGCCAGGCCTATATCCAATGGGTCGACAACGAGGACTGCGGCGATTTCTCCGAGGTGGAGGCACTGCAGCTGCGGGGCATGAAGATGCTGCTGGTCGGGCTCCGAGCGGTCATGACGCAACCGGCGGTCCCAGCGCCCTAG
- a CDS encoding alpha/beta fold hydrolase: MSTSVDTRAVPELLELPTEHGVLRYRDSGEGPPLLLLHGSGPGVTGWRNFSGNVPTFAQHYRTLVLEFPGFGVSDDFGAVHPMMSAQRAVTAFLDGLGLDRVRIIGNSMGGFVATEFALAAPQRVDRLVTIGGIGTTIFGPQPGEGIIRLSEFVENPTRDSLVAWLRSMVYDHTLLTEELIEQRWEQATEPDVLENSRRMYGRAALARMAEAARDADTVPGWANLRRISVPTLITWGRDDRVSPVDMSLIAMRTLPNGEVHIFPNCGHWVMIEQKQAWEATVSAFLAR; this comes from the coding sequence ATGAGTACATCCGTCGACACCCGCGCGGTGCCCGAATTGCTGGAATTGCCCACCGAACACGGCGTGCTGCGTTATCGCGACAGCGGAGAGGGCCCGCCGCTGCTGTTGCTGCACGGGTCCGGGCCCGGCGTGACCGGCTGGCGCAATTTCAGCGGTAACGTGCCGACGTTCGCACAGCACTACCGCACGCTCGTCCTGGAGTTTCCCGGATTCGGAGTGAGCGACGATTTCGGTGCGGTGCATCCGATGATGTCGGCGCAGCGGGCGGTCACCGCCTTCCTGGACGGGCTCGGTCTCGACCGCGTCCGGATCATCGGAAACTCGATGGGTGGTTTCGTCGCAACGGAATTCGCGCTGGCCGCGCCGCAGCGCGTCGACCGTCTGGTCACCATCGGCGGCATCGGCACCACGATCTTCGGTCCGCAGCCGGGGGAGGGCATCATCCGGCTCAGCGAGTTCGTCGAGAACCCGACTCGCGACAGTCTGGTGGCATGGCTTCGATCGATGGTCTACGACCACACGCTGCTGACCGAGGAACTGATCGAACAGCGGTGGGAGCAGGCGACCGAACCGGACGTGCTGGAGAACTCGCGGCGGATGTACGGGCGGGCGGCACTGGCCCGCATGGCGGAGGCGGCGCGCGATGCCGACACCGTCCCCGGCTGGGCGAATCTGCGCCGTATCTCCGTGCCGACCCTGATCACCTGGGGACGTGACGACCGGGTGAGCCCGGTCGACATGTCGCTGATCGCGATGCGGACACTGCCGAACGGTGAGGTGCACATCTTCCCGAACTGCGGGCACTGGGTGATGATCGAGCAGAAGCAGGCATGGGAGGCGACCGTTTCGGCGTTTCTCGCCCGATAG
- the aac(6') gene encoding aminoglycoside 6'-N-acetyltransferase: MRIDRYRDSDLDVLAGMRARLWPDATVAEHRADVEKTYGGERPAVAFLARSEDGAVIGFGEATLRNDYVNGCDTSPVVFLEGIYVEPGQRRSGAARALCAAVEEWGRESGCTELGSDALIDNSAGHEMHRGLGFEERERVVYYRKLL; encoded by the coding sequence GTGAGAATCGATCGTTACCGTGATTCCGATCTGGATGTGCTCGCGGGTATGCGTGCACGGCTGTGGCCGGACGCAACGGTGGCCGAGCATCGCGCCGACGTCGAAAAGACCTACGGCGGCGAGCGCCCTGCCGTGGCGTTTCTGGCTCGTAGCGAGGACGGCGCCGTGATCGGATTCGGCGAAGCCACACTCCGCAACGACTATGTCAATGGTTGCGACACCTCGCCGGTGGTGTTCCTCGAAGGGATCTACGTCGAACCGGGGCAGCGGCGGTCCGGCGCGGCCCGAGCGCTGTGCGCCGCCGTGGAGGAATGGGGTCGCGAGTCGGGCTGTACCGAGTTGGGTTCCGATGCGTTGATCGACAATTCGGCGGGCCACGAGATGCACAGGGGTCTCGGCTTCGAGGAACGCGAACGAGTCGTCTACTACCGCAAACTCCTCTGA
- a CDS encoding flavin reductase family protein, translating into MTGPRFVAAEPAGVDIPEVDPAVMRSVLGHFATGVVAITGIDPQTGQPTGLAANSFTSVSLDPPLIAFCVAASSTSWPSVRAGGRYVVNILSDNQEGVCRQLAARGGEKFRGIDWDSSPLGAPVLTDCLAWIEAEPEAEYPAGDHTIVVSRVRRLHASGRSPLVFFRGEYGRVVTGPL; encoded by the coding sequence ATGACCGGCCCTCGATTCGTCGCGGCGGAGCCGGCCGGCGTGGATATCCCGGAAGTCGATCCTGCCGTGATGCGCAGTGTCCTCGGACATTTCGCGACCGGCGTCGTCGCGATCACCGGTATCGACCCACAGACCGGGCAGCCGACCGGCCTGGCCGCCAACTCGTTCACCTCGGTGTCACTGGATCCGCCGCTGATCGCCTTCTGTGTGGCCGCGTCGAGTACCTCGTGGCCGTCGGTGCGGGCGGGCGGGCGCTATGTCGTCAACATCCTGTCCGACAACCAAGAAGGCGTCTGTCGTCAGCTGGCGGCCCGCGGCGGGGAGAAGTTCCGGGGAATCGACTGGGATTCGTCACCACTGGGCGCGCCGGTCCTCACCGACTGCCTGGCCTGGATCGAGGCGGAGCCGGAGGCGGAGTATCCGGCGGGTGACCACACCATCGTGGTGTCGCGGGTACGTCGTCTGCACGCGTCGGGGCGCTCGCCGCTGGTGTTCTTCCGCGGCGAGTACGGACGCGTCGTCACCGGACCGCTCTAG
- a CDS encoding 3-ketosteroid-delta-1-dehydrogenase — MNSTENNTPMAQHEVDLLIVGSGTGLAAALTAAEAGLSALVVEKSGYVGGSTARSGGAFWVPGNFVLADRQPADGAAAASAYVEAVVGDSAPRERGAAFLAHGPATVEMLARTTPMKFMWADGYSDYHPELPGGSAAGRTCECTPFDAAQLGSQRSRLRPGVMEASGLPMPVTGADYKWLNLIAKTPRKALWRGMKAMATGVGGLALKREYIAGGQALAAGLFAGALRAGIPIWTDTALVRLIEADGVVTGAVVDREGTLTAVTARRGVVLAAGGFDHDTQMRRKFQSDRLIEHASLGCEANTGDAIKLAQEAGAAIGLMDQAWWFPAVAALPGGEPAVLLAERALPGSFIVDQRGRRFVNEATDYMSFGQRVLERERAGDPVEDMWLVFDQRYRNSYIFAAGLFPRQPLPQPWYDNGIAVTALDPAGLARAMGVPAEEFGTTFDTFNAAAELGVDHEYSRGASAYDRYYGDPTIAPNPNLRPLGRTGALYAVKLVLSDLGTCGGLRADGSARVLREDGSVIDGLYAIGNTAANAFGNTYPGAGATIGQGLVFGYIAAKTAAASAGRG, encoded by the coding sequence ATGAACTCCACCGAAAACAACACACCCATGGCACAGCACGAGGTCGATCTGCTGATCGTGGGGTCGGGAACCGGTCTGGCGGCTGCCCTGACCGCCGCCGAGGCCGGATTGTCGGCCCTGGTCGTGGAGAAGTCGGGATATGTCGGCGGCTCCACGGCACGTTCGGGCGGGGCATTCTGGGTGCCGGGCAATTTCGTGCTCGCCGACCGGCAGCCCGCCGACGGCGCCGCCGCCGCATCGGCGTATGTCGAAGCGGTCGTGGGGGATTCGGCTCCGCGCGAGCGGGGCGCGGCCTTCCTCGCACACGGGCCCGCCACCGTCGAGATGCTCGCGCGGACCACACCGATGAAATTCATGTGGGCCGACGGCTATTCCGACTATCACCCCGAACTGCCCGGCGGATCGGCGGCGGGGCGCACCTGCGAATGCACACCGTTCGATGCCGCGCAGCTCGGCTCCCAGCGGTCGCGCCTGCGCCCCGGCGTGATGGAGGCGTCGGGCCTGCCGATGCCGGTGACCGGTGCCGACTACAAGTGGCTGAATCTGATCGCGAAGACTCCCCGCAAGGCGCTCTGGCGTGGCATGAAGGCCATGGCGACCGGCGTCGGCGGTCTCGCACTCAAACGCGAATACATCGCCGGCGGACAAGCATTGGCCGCGGGTCTGTTCGCGGGCGCTCTGCGCGCCGGAATTCCCATCTGGACCGACACCGCCCTGGTGCGGCTGATCGAAGCGGACGGAGTGGTCACCGGAGCGGTCGTCGATCGCGAGGGGACGCTCACCGCGGTGACCGCACGCCGGGGAGTCGTACTCGCCGCCGGAGGGTTCGACCACGACACGCAGATGCGGCGAAAGTTCCAGTCGGACAGGTTGATCGAGCACGCCAGCCTGGGCTGCGAGGCCAATACCGGTGACGCCATCAAGCTGGCGCAGGAAGCCGGTGCCGCGATCGGCCTGATGGATCAGGCCTGGTGGTTCCCGGCCGTGGCGGCATTACCGGGCGGGGAGCCGGCGGTGCTGCTGGCCGAGCGCGCGCTGCCCGGGTCGTTCATCGTCGACCAGCGCGGCCGCCGGTTCGTCAACGAGGCCACCGACTACATGTCGTTCGGACAGCGTGTCCTCGAGCGGGAGCGCGCGGGCGATCCGGTGGAGGATATGTGGCTGGTCTTCGACCAGCGCTACCGCAACAGCTACATCTTCGCCGCGGGCCTGTTTCCCCGCCAGCCGCTGCCGCAGCCCTGGTACGACAACGGCATCGCGGTGACGGCGCTCGATCCGGCCGGGCTCGCCCGGGCCATGGGTGTGCCCGCGGAGGAGTTCGGCACGACCTTCGACACCTTCAACGCCGCCGCGGAACTGGGGGTCGATCACGAATACTCCAGGGGCGCCAGCGCATACGACCGCTACTACGGCGACCCCACCATCGCCCCCAACCCGAATCTGCGGCCGCTGGGCCGCACGGGGGCGCTGTACGCGGTGAAGCTGGTGCTGTCGGATCTGGGCACGTGCGGCGGTCTGCGTGCGGACGGATCGGCTCGGGTACTGCGCGAGGACGGCAGCGTGATCGACGGCCTGTACGCGATCGGCAATACCGCGGCCAACGCTTTCGGCAACACCTATCCGGGTGCCGGCGCGACGATCGGCCAGGGACTGGTCTTCGGTTACATCGCCGCGAAGACCGCCGCGGCGTCCGCGGGGCGGGGCTGA
- a CDS encoding VOC family protein yields the protein MSEIKGLGYVRVLATDMDRWRELGFDVLGFAPGFGDETDALHFRMDERPSRITVERADVDRVSAVGWEVRDAPALRRLAATLDAAGFEYTVMSTELADRRKVEAGLCMTDPGGTPLEFFHGPVLEHSPVVTKYAQRFVTGAQGLGHVVMPTANFEESYAFYTETLGFLSRGAFRMPSPPGAGPLRIRFLGVNQRHHSLAIMPALEGRDPGLIHVMVEVDSLDAVGRALDQVVARDFPVSSTLGRHTNDKMISFYVGVPGGWDIEYGTAGEPVDEAYYTAEEITADSYWGHEWLWAKQMKQA from the coding sequence ATGAGTGAAATCAAAGGGCTCGGCTACGTCCGGGTGCTTGCCACGGATATGGATCGCTGGCGGGAACTGGGCTTCGACGTCCTCGGCTTCGCACCGGGATTCGGAGACGAGACCGACGCGCTGCACTTCCGGATGGACGAGCGGCCATCGCGGATCACCGTCGAGCGCGCCGATGTCGACAGGGTGAGCGCGGTCGGCTGGGAAGTGCGCGACGCGCCGGCGCTGCGCCGCCTGGCCGCGACTCTGGACGCCGCGGGATTCGAGTACACGGTCATGTCGACCGAACTCGCCGACCGGCGCAAGGTCGAAGCGGGTCTGTGCATGACCGACCCCGGTGGCACGCCGCTGGAGTTCTTCCACGGTCCGGTTCTCGAACACAGCCCGGTGGTCACCAAGTACGCCCAGCGGTTCGTCACCGGCGCACAGGGTCTCGGTCATGTGGTGATGCCGACCGCCAACTTCGAGGAGTCCTACGCTTTCTACACCGAGACGCTGGGGTTCTTGTCCCGCGGCGCGTTCCGGATGCCGTCGCCTCCCGGGGCCGGACCGCTGCGCATCCGATTTCTCGGCGTGAATCAGCGACATCACAGCTTGGCGATCATGCCGGCGCTGGAGGGACGCGATCCCGGTCTGATCCACGTGATGGTCGAGGTCGACTCACTCGATGCCGTGGGCCGGGCCCTGGATCAGGTGGTGGCCAGGGACTTCCCGGTGTCGTCGACGCTGGGCCGGCACACCAACGACAAGATGATCTCCTTCTACGTCGGGGTACCGGGCGGCTGGGATATCGAATACGGGACCGCGGGCGAGCCGGTCGATGAGGCCTACTACACCGCCGAGGAGATCACCGCCGACAGCTACTGGGGGCACGAATGGCTGTGGGCGAAGCAGATGAAGCAAGCGTGA